One window of the Rosa rugosa chromosome 3, drRosRugo1.1, whole genome shotgun sequence genome contains the following:
- the LOC133738478 gene encoding probable protein phosphatase 2C 12, whose product MSNRSDNHQTVPLSVLLKRELANEKIERPEIIYGQASQSKKGEDFTMVKTDCQRVVGDGVSTYSVFALFDGHNGSAAALYSKEALLNNILAAIPTDLNRDEWIAALPRSLVAGFVKTDKDFQERAQTSGTTVTFVIIEGWVISVASVGDSRCIVEPAEGGVYYLSADHRLECSEDERMRITSSGGEVGRLNTGGGAEIGPLRCWPGGLCLSRSIGDMDVGEFIVPVPYVKQMKLSTAGGRVIISSDGVWDALSAEEALDCCRGMPPDAAAAQVVKDAVGAKGLRDDTTCIVIDILPQEKPAAPLPPPKRQGKGVFKSMFKKKPNESSSTVEKEYLEPDTVEEIFEEGSASLSERLDSKYPLCNMFKLFMCAVCQVEIKPGEGISIHSGSSSNPEKVRPWDGPFLCTSCQEKKEAMEGKRPSGNRRDSDSD is encoded by the exons ATGTCCAACAGGAGTGATAATCATCAGACGGTCCCGCTTTCGGTGTTGCTAAAGCGAGAATTAGCCAATGAGAAGATTGAGAGGCCCGAGATTATATACGGTCAGGCCAGTCAGAGCAAGAAAGGGGAGGATTTCACTATGGTAAAGACGGATTGTCAAAGAGTTGTGGGAGATGGAGTTTCTACCTATTCAGTTTTCGCG CTATTTGACGGGCATAACGGGTCTGCAGCCGCTTTATACTCCAAGGAAGCTCTTCTAAACAATATTTTAGCTGCTATCCCCACAGATCTTAACAGAGATGAATGGATTGCAGCTTTGCCAAGGTCGTTGGTAGCAGGCTTTGTCAAGACAGACAAAGATTTCCAAGAGAGAG CTCAAACGTCAGGAACCACTGTCACCTTTGTAATTATAGAGGGATGGGTAATATCTGTTGCATCGGTTGGCGATTCTCGTTGCATAGTTGAACCTGCTGAAGGTGGAGTTTATTATTTATCAGCAGATCATAGGCTTGAATGCAGCGAAGACGA GAGGATGCGTATCACTTCAAGTGGCGGTGAGGTTGGTCGGCTGAATACTGGCGGTGGGGCAGAG ATTGGTCCCTTGAGGTGTTGGCCTGGTGGTTTGTGTCTTTCAAGATCCATTGGGGATATGGACGTAGGCGAGTTCATTGTTCCTGTTCCTTATGTAAAGCAAATGAAG TTGTCTACTGCAGGTGGTAGGGTAATCATATCAAGTGATGGTGTATGGGATGCTCTGTCCGCAGAAGAAGCTCTTGACTGTTGTCGTGGGATGCCACCGGATGCTGCAGCTGCCCAAGTAGTCAAG GATGCTGTTGGGGCAAAGGGACTTCGGGATGATACAACCTGTATTGTGATTGACATTTTACCACAGGAGAAGCCAGCGGCTCCATTGCCGCCACCAAAGAGGCAAGGAAAAGGAGTTTTTAAGTCCATGTTTAAGAAAAAGCCTAATGAATCATCTTCTACTGTTGAAAAAGAATATCTTGAGCCTGACACGGTGGAGGAAATATTTGAGGAAGGTTCTGCTTCTCTTTCCGAAAG GTTAGATTCAAAGTACCCACTCTGCAACATGTTTAAGCTCTTTATGTGTGCTGTTTGTCAAGTTGAAATCAAACCAGGGGAGGGTATTTCTATACACTCCGGGTCATCCTctaacccagaaaaagtgcgacCTTGGGATGGCCCCTTCCTTTGTACTAGTTGCCAAGAGAAGAAAGAGGCTATGGAAGGGAAAAGACCATCAGGAA ATCGGCGTGACAGCGATAGTGATTAG
- the LOC133735481 gene encoding phosphatidate phosphatase PAH2 isoform X1 gives MYAVGRLGSYISRGVYTVSGPFHPFGGAVDIIVVQQEDGSFKSSAWNVRFGKFQGVLKSKEKVVNICVNGEDASFHMYLDNKGEAYFLREVDAKEGESVLFPSTSSSDETDEQSQEKRQPVKSKSCKYDAESLIVDHNNKCNGKVLSRTNSRKSRIFGIFGNRSMKERMTVNEEAEGDNSTIRRVDSLERAEFAANLMEVKWSTSLATKKNRKEGDSRLSCPDILESGVDEDMQISSEHRRVCSSLPDCALQEATAFCNAQIGNDSLSGFDKTPSYAEEASLISCLNTPNIVSRVCRELDESGATENDGNVKALISNITGSDPTIPHSLEVEAFPFPGKHFVGRVFDDKGVVLAGCGISEKDGGIDRVESFIYCQSSESAVVGTDVSSEQTHGKLYIARGDCGKLHVHAEAVHARTELLSKDAVTEQFVEDIALKVQPLEAPETYSHKTAHHSCTGNHNGEPGGPAKAPEHCSQMVPINALPDSVEIESRIVSRLSNSDHQVQDEKEFKGEDIACDVQTSSGYISGSEITEATSVVPPGRLEEEQFLFSDSDELNTTKVQCTESSSSQCVDGEISVLCSPDGSKEFNGSAVSTNYESYSSPEKFAQEIPSTGFQKVIGKLKATSTTVDIPRNQKAADKEVGMLVGSLPSMWHQTDNLSALDLDAPLSHSLDSKAKTLKWIQQNRDDLSCIKLDIEQQLPLVKLDAENAEGTEELKDVPGSPALGDPSKASVTPSGSWKLWPFRFRRTNSQKAMQPNLNDCGSPEVENASESAVGVDSSNIVLTPKGMKKTERATSPTSEQLASLNLNEGRNTVTFTFSTAMLGKQQVDARIYLWKWNTRIVISDVDGTITKSDVLGQFMPLVGVDWSQTGVTHLFSAIKENGYELLFLSARAISQSSQTRQFLFNLKQDGKALPDGPVVISPDGLFPSLFREVIRRAPHEFKIACLEDIKSLFPSDCNPFYAGFGNRDTDEFSYLKVGIPLGKIFIINPKGEIVVNRRVDAKTYTSLHALVNGMFPPTTSSHEQEDFNSWNFWKLPPPDVS, from the exons ATGTACGCGGTTGGGAGGTTAGGGAGCTACATCTCGAGGGGGGTATACACCGTCTCGGGGCCCTTTCACCCTTTTGGTGGAGCTGTGGATATTATTGTAGTTCAACAAGAAGATGGGAGCTTCAAGTCTTCGGCGTGGAATGTCAGGTTTGGCAAGTTTCAAGGAGTTTTGAAGTCCAAGGAGAAGGTGGTGAACATTTGTGTAAATGGAGAGGACGCTAGTTTCCACATGTATTTGGATAATAAAGGGGAGGCTTACTTCCTTAGGGAGGTTGATGCAAAAGAAGGGGAATCTGTGTTGTTTCCTTCCACGTCTTCCAGTGATGAGACGGATGAGCAATCTCAAGAAAAGAGGCAGCCAGTGAAGTCCAAAAGTTGCAAGTATGATGCTGAAAGTTTGATTGTTGATCATAATAATAAGTGCAATGGGAAGGTATTATCCAGGACTAATTCCCGGAAGTCGCGGATATTTGGGATATTTGGAAACAGGTCAATGAAGGAGAGAATGACGGTCAACGAGGAGGCAGAGGGTGACAATAGCACGATTAGAAGGGTGGATTCTTTGGAGCGTGCAGAGTTTGCGGCCAATCTTATGGAGGTGAAATGGTCCACTAGTCTTGCTACCAAGAAAAACAGGAAAGAGGGTGATTCTCGTCTCTCTTGTCCTGATATTTTGGAGAGTGGAGTTGATGAAGATATGCAGATTAGTTCTGAGCACCGCCGGGTGTGCTCATCTCTACCTGATTGTGCTTTGCAGGAGGCGACTGCCTTCTGCAATGCCCAAATAGGCAATGATTCTCTGTCTGGCTTTGACAAAACACCTAGTTATGCGGAGGAAGCTAGTCTAATTTCATGTTTAAACACCCCGAATATAGTGTCTAGAGTATGCAGAGAATTGGATGAGTCTGGGGCAACTGAAAATGATGGAAATGTAAAGGCACTCATATCCAATATCACAGGTTCGGATCCTACAATTCCACACTCACTAGAGGTTGAAGCATTTCCATTTCCTGGAAAGCATTTTGTTGGACGGGTTTTTGATGACAAAGGTGTTGTACTAGCTGGCTGTGGCATTTCCGAGAAGGACGGTGGAATAGATAGAGTTGAATCCTTTATTTACTGTCAATCATCAGAGAGCGCAGTAGTGGGAACAGATGTTTCCAGCGAACAAACTCATGGAAAACTTTACATTGCTAGAGGAGATTGTGGAAAACTTCATGTTCATGCTGAAGCAGTACATGCCAGAACTGAACTGCTATCTAAG GATGCGGTTACTGAGCAGTTTGTTGAAGATATTGCCTTAAAGGTGCAACCATTGGAGGCTCCTGAAACTTATTCTCACAAAACAGCTCATCATTCTTGCACGGGTAACCATAATGGGGAGCCTGGAGGGCCAGCAAAAGCTCCAGAGCACTGTAGTCAAATGGTCCCTATTAATGCATTGCCTGATTCAGTTGAGATTGAGTCACGTATCGTATCTAGGTTAAGCAACTCTGACCATCAAGTTCAAGATGAGAAAGAATTTAAAGGCGAAGATATCGCATGTGATGTCCAAACCTCTTCCGGGTACATTAGTGGTTCTGAAATCACTGAAGCCACAAGTGTGGTGCCACCAGGGAGATTAGAAGAAGAACAATTCCTTTTCAGTGACTCTGATGAACTCAACACCACTAAGGTTCAATGCACGGAGTCAAGTTCTTCACAATGTGTAGATGGAGAAATTAGTGTCTTGTGTAGTCCAGATGGCAGTAAAGAATTTAATGGGTCAGCAGTCAGTACAAATTATGAATCATACTCATCTCCAGAAAAGTTTGCTCAAGAAATCCCCTCAACTGGTTTTCAGAAAGTTATAGGTAAACTGAAGGCAACATCAACAACAGTTGACATCCCCAGAAATCAAAAGGCTGCTGATAAGGAAGTTGGGATGCTGGTGGGATCATTGCCCAGTATGTGGCATCAGACTGACAATTTGAGTGCATTGGATCTTGATGCTCCTTTAAGCCATTCGCTGGACTCAAAAGCCAAAACCTTGAAGTGGATACAGCAAAATAGAGATGATTTGAGCTGTATAAAGTTGGACATAGAGCAACAGTTACCTCTGGTGAAGCTAGACGCTGAGAATGCTGAGGGTACAGAGGAGCTCAAAGATGTTCCCGGCAGTCCTGCACTAG GAGATCCATCAAAAGCTAGTGTTACCCCTAGTGGAAGCTGGAAACTCTGGCCTTTCCGTTTCAGGAGAACAAATTCCCAGAAGGCTATGCAACCAAATCTGAATGATTGTGGAAGTCCTGAAGTTGAGAATGCTTCAGAGAGCGCGGTTGGTGTGGATAGTAGTAACATTGTGCTTACACCGAAGGGGATGAAGAAAACAGAAAGGGCAACCTCTCCAACATCTGAGCAGTTGGCATCCTTAAATCTAAATGAAGGGAGAAATacagtaactttcacattttCTACTGCAATGCTAGGAAAGCAGCAG GTTGATGCCAGAATTTATCTTTGGAAATGGAATACTCGTATAGTGATCTCAGATGTGGATGGGACAATCACAAA ATCAGATGTTCTAGGTCAGTTCATGCCCTTGGTTGGTGTAGATTGGTCACAAACAGGTGTCACTCATTTGTTTTCAGCCATTAAG GAAAATGGATATGAATTACTTTTTTTGAGTGCACGTGCCATTTCTCAGTCCTCTCAGACGCGACAATTTCTGTTTAACCTTAAGCAG GATGGGAAGGCTTTACCTGATGGGCCCGTTGTTATTTCTCCAGATGgactttttccttctctttttcgGGAAG TTATCCGGAGGGCTCCTCATGAATTCAAGATTGCATGCTTAGAG GATATCAAATCATTGTTCCCTTCTGATTGCAACCCGTTCTATGCTGGTTTTGGAAACAGAGATACTGATGAATTCAGCTACCTTAAGGTTGGAATCCCCTTGGGTAAAATCTTCATCATTAATCCCAAG GGTGAGATTGTTGTGAACCGCCGTGTTGATGCAAAGACATATACCTCCCTTCATGCTCTCGTAAATGGCATGTTCCCCCCCACAACTTCCTCACACGAGCAG GAGGATTTTAATTCGTGGAATTTCTGGAAACTCCCACCACCTGATGTCAGTTGA
- the LOC133735481 gene encoding phosphatidate phosphatase PAH2 isoform X2, with product MYAVGRLGSYISRGVYTVSGPFHPFGGAVDIIVVQQEDGSFKSSAWNVRFGKFQGVLKSKEKVVNICVNGEDASFHMYLDNKGEAYFLREVDAKEGESVLFPSTSSSDETDEQSQEKRQPVKSKSCKYDAESLIVDHNNKCNGKVLSRTNSRKSRIFGIFGNRSMKERMTVNEEAEGDNSTIRRVDSLERAEFAANLMEVKWSTSLATKKNRKEGDSRLSCPDILESGVDEDMQISSEHRRVCSSLPDCALQEATAFCNAQIGNDSLSGFDKTPSYAEEASLISCLNTPNIVSRVCRELDESGATENDGNVKALISNITGSDPTIPHSLEVEAFPFPGKHFVGRVFDDKGVVLAGCGISEKDGGIDRVESFIYCQSSESAVVGTDVSSEQTHGKLYIARGDCGKLHVHAEAVHARTELLSKDAVTEQFVEDIALKVQPLEAPETYSHKTAHHSCTGNHNGEPGGPAKAPEHCSQMVPINALPDSVEIESRIVSRLSNSDHQVQDEKEFKGEDIACDVQTSSGYISGSEITEATSVVPPGRLEEEQFLFSDSDELNTTKVQCTESSSSQCVDGEISVLCSPDGSKEFNGSAVSTNYESYSSPEKFAQEIPSTGFQKVIGKLKATSTTVDIPRNQKAADKEVGMLVGSLPSMWHQTDNLSALDLDAPLSHSLDSKAKTLKWIQQNRDDLSCIKLDIEQQLPLVKLDAENAEGTEELKDVPGSPALGDPSKASVTPSGSWKLWPFRFRRTNSQKAMQPNLNDCGSPEVENASESAVGVDSSNIVLTPKGMKKTERATSPTSEQLASLNLNEGRNTVTFTFSTAMLGKQQVDARIYLWKWNTRIVISDVDGTITKSDVLGQFMPLVGVDWSQTGKWI from the exons ATGTACGCGGTTGGGAGGTTAGGGAGCTACATCTCGAGGGGGGTATACACCGTCTCGGGGCCCTTTCACCCTTTTGGTGGAGCTGTGGATATTATTGTAGTTCAACAAGAAGATGGGAGCTTCAAGTCTTCGGCGTGGAATGTCAGGTTTGGCAAGTTTCAAGGAGTTTTGAAGTCCAAGGAGAAGGTGGTGAACATTTGTGTAAATGGAGAGGACGCTAGTTTCCACATGTATTTGGATAATAAAGGGGAGGCTTACTTCCTTAGGGAGGTTGATGCAAAAGAAGGGGAATCTGTGTTGTTTCCTTCCACGTCTTCCAGTGATGAGACGGATGAGCAATCTCAAGAAAAGAGGCAGCCAGTGAAGTCCAAAAGTTGCAAGTATGATGCTGAAAGTTTGATTGTTGATCATAATAATAAGTGCAATGGGAAGGTATTATCCAGGACTAATTCCCGGAAGTCGCGGATATTTGGGATATTTGGAAACAGGTCAATGAAGGAGAGAATGACGGTCAACGAGGAGGCAGAGGGTGACAATAGCACGATTAGAAGGGTGGATTCTTTGGAGCGTGCAGAGTTTGCGGCCAATCTTATGGAGGTGAAATGGTCCACTAGTCTTGCTACCAAGAAAAACAGGAAAGAGGGTGATTCTCGTCTCTCTTGTCCTGATATTTTGGAGAGTGGAGTTGATGAAGATATGCAGATTAGTTCTGAGCACCGCCGGGTGTGCTCATCTCTACCTGATTGTGCTTTGCAGGAGGCGACTGCCTTCTGCAATGCCCAAATAGGCAATGATTCTCTGTCTGGCTTTGACAAAACACCTAGTTATGCGGAGGAAGCTAGTCTAATTTCATGTTTAAACACCCCGAATATAGTGTCTAGAGTATGCAGAGAATTGGATGAGTCTGGGGCAACTGAAAATGATGGAAATGTAAAGGCACTCATATCCAATATCACAGGTTCGGATCCTACAATTCCACACTCACTAGAGGTTGAAGCATTTCCATTTCCTGGAAAGCATTTTGTTGGACGGGTTTTTGATGACAAAGGTGTTGTACTAGCTGGCTGTGGCATTTCCGAGAAGGACGGTGGAATAGATAGAGTTGAATCCTTTATTTACTGTCAATCATCAGAGAGCGCAGTAGTGGGAACAGATGTTTCCAGCGAACAAACTCATGGAAAACTTTACATTGCTAGAGGAGATTGTGGAAAACTTCATGTTCATGCTGAAGCAGTACATGCCAGAACTGAACTGCTATCTAAG GATGCGGTTACTGAGCAGTTTGTTGAAGATATTGCCTTAAAGGTGCAACCATTGGAGGCTCCTGAAACTTATTCTCACAAAACAGCTCATCATTCTTGCACGGGTAACCATAATGGGGAGCCTGGAGGGCCAGCAAAAGCTCCAGAGCACTGTAGTCAAATGGTCCCTATTAATGCATTGCCTGATTCAGTTGAGATTGAGTCACGTATCGTATCTAGGTTAAGCAACTCTGACCATCAAGTTCAAGATGAGAAAGAATTTAAAGGCGAAGATATCGCATGTGATGTCCAAACCTCTTCCGGGTACATTAGTGGTTCTGAAATCACTGAAGCCACAAGTGTGGTGCCACCAGGGAGATTAGAAGAAGAACAATTCCTTTTCAGTGACTCTGATGAACTCAACACCACTAAGGTTCAATGCACGGAGTCAAGTTCTTCACAATGTGTAGATGGAGAAATTAGTGTCTTGTGTAGTCCAGATGGCAGTAAAGAATTTAATGGGTCAGCAGTCAGTACAAATTATGAATCATACTCATCTCCAGAAAAGTTTGCTCAAGAAATCCCCTCAACTGGTTTTCAGAAAGTTATAGGTAAACTGAAGGCAACATCAACAACAGTTGACATCCCCAGAAATCAAAAGGCTGCTGATAAGGAAGTTGGGATGCTGGTGGGATCATTGCCCAGTATGTGGCATCAGACTGACAATTTGAGTGCATTGGATCTTGATGCTCCTTTAAGCCATTCGCTGGACTCAAAAGCCAAAACCTTGAAGTGGATACAGCAAAATAGAGATGATTTGAGCTGTATAAAGTTGGACATAGAGCAACAGTTACCTCTGGTGAAGCTAGACGCTGAGAATGCTGAGGGTACAGAGGAGCTCAAAGATGTTCCCGGCAGTCCTGCACTAG GAGATCCATCAAAAGCTAGTGTTACCCCTAGTGGAAGCTGGAAACTCTGGCCTTTCCGTTTCAGGAGAACAAATTCCCAGAAGGCTATGCAACCAAATCTGAATGATTGTGGAAGTCCTGAAGTTGAGAATGCTTCAGAGAGCGCGGTTGGTGTGGATAGTAGTAACATTGTGCTTACACCGAAGGGGATGAAGAAAACAGAAAGGGCAACCTCTCCAACATCTGAGCAGTTGGCATCCTTAAATCTAAATGAAGGGAGAAATacagtaactttcacattttCTACTGCAATGCTAGGAAAGCAGCAG GTTGATGCCAGAATTTATCTTTGGAAATGGAATACTCGTATAGTGATCTCAGATGTGGATGGGACAATCACAAA ATCAGATGTTCTAGGTCAGTTCATGCCCTTGGTTGGTGTAGATTGGTCACAAACAG GAAAATGGATATGA
- the LOC133737977 gene encoding uncharacterized protein LOC133737977 yields the protein MVVHAAASIGENYRRNNPCLFKGLASTSQVIRWSPPPTGFAKLNFNGSVVNNKKAAAGFVIKDHDGSPLFAGVRAIGHASVPIAEGSAVRDGLYHAFLLNCRKLYVEGDSKLIIDSINKKCAPPWRLRTLVKDILSLASNFEAVSFSYGPREANFVADAVTNMGHRSSTPITWSKKFPFSALSAFNFDQFSFGCNMGFKL from the coding sequence ATGGTGGTTCATGCTGCGGCATCCATTGGTGAGAATTATAGAAGGAATAACCCTTGCCTTTTCAAGGGTCTTGCTTCTACCTCTCAAGTTATTCGCTGGTCTCCTCCTCCTACTGGCTTCGCCAAGCTCAATTTCAATGGTTCTGTTGTCAACAATAAGAAAGCAGCTGCTGGTTTTGTTATCAAGGATCATGATGGTTCTCCCCTTTTTGCTGGTGTGAGAGCTATTGGTCATGCTTCTGTCCCCATTGCTGAAGGAAGTGCTGTTCGTGATGGTCTTTATCATGCCTTCCTCCTTAACTGTCGAAAGCTTTATGTCGAAGGTGACTCCAAGTTAATTATAGACTCCATCAACAAAAAATGTGCTCCTCCTTGGCGTCTTCGTACTCTTGTGAAAGACATCCTGAGTCTGGCTAGCAATTTCGAAGCTGTTTCCTTCTCTTATGGTCCCAGGGAAGCCAACTTCGTTGCTGATGCTGTTACAAATATGGGTCATAGATCATCTACTCCTATCACTTGGTCCAAAAAGTTTCCGTTCTCAGCTTTGTctgcttttaattttgatcagtTTAGTTTTGGTTGTAATATGGGCTTTAAGTTGTAA
- the LOC133740054 gene encoding BRI1 kinase inhibitor 1 translates to MDNHLLEKTREKAAGNNMLQEKPQSPVTASPPSASSSPSHEFSFTVSLHHSSSTSIPDHSKNNNKAKTPPSFAIDLSPADDIFFHGHLLPLQFLSHLPISPRSSTNSLDSFTLPIRDLVDDQEPTKESNNCSTSIGSNNNIINKKKSNSSSNIQESKSRNGETRGRTKSKSFSIFGLPKRRKDCEEREDKEGKHKRKMRFDVSNILKRYVRMVRPLLFFRGRKENVHFSRQPYSFSGNLSPRNKHHLRGRRGEFSAPASMRTSPTNSGLLLATSGATTPTNTSDSTMEELQAAIQAAIAHCKNSIATEEKIKCVE, encoded by the coding sequence ATGGACAACCATCTGCTTGAAAAGACCAGAGAAAAAGCTGCAGGCAACAACATGCTTCAAGAAAAGCCACAGTCACCGGTTACAGCCTCACCACCCTCAGcttcctcttctccttctcaTGAATTCTCCTTCACAGTCTCTCTTCATCACTCTTCTTCCACATCAATCCCTGATCATAGTAAGAACAACAACAAAGCCAAAACTCCGCCTTCTTTCGCTATTGACTTGTCTCCTGCAGATGACATTTTCTTCCATGGCCATTTGCTTCCTTTGCAGTTCCTCTCTCACCTTCCTATCTCTCCTCGCTCCTCTACTAACTCCTTAGATAGCTTCACTCTTCCCATTAGAGACTTAGTAGACGATCAAGAACCAACCAAGGAAAGCAACAACTGTAGCACCAGCATTGGGAGCAACAACAACATCATCAACAAGAAGAAgagcaacagcagcagcaatATCCAAGAGAGCAAGAGCCGCAATGGCGAGACGAGGGGGAGAACCAAGTCCAAGTCCTTTTCGATTTTCGGGTTACCAAAAAGGCGAAAAGATTGCGAAGAGAGGGAGGACAAGGAGGGGAAGCACAAGAGGAAGATGAGGTTTGATGTGAGTAATATACTAAAGAGGTATGTGAGGATGGTCAGGCCCTTATTGTTCTTTAGAGGAAGAAAAGAGAATGTCCATTTTAGTAGGCAGCCTTATTCGTTTTCGGGTAATTTGAGCCCCAGAAATAAGCATCACTTGAGAGGAAGGAGAGGAGAGTTCTCAGCACCAGCATCAATGAGGACATCTCCAACAAATAGTGGGCTTCTTCTAGCAACTTCAGGAGCAACTACTCCTACTAATACCAGTGATAGTACCATGGAAGAGTTGCAAGCAGCAATTCAAGCCGCAATTGCTCATTGCAAGAATTCCATTGCCACAGAAGAGAAGATTAAATGCGTAGAGTAG